In one Paenibacillus sp. JQZ6Y-1 genomic region, the following are encoded:
- the fumC gene encoding class II fumarate hydratase, translating to MEYRVEKDTIGEINVPADKLWGAQTQRSKENFKIGGEKMPIEVIYAFAMLKKSAALANEQLGKLSADKTQAIVKAADEILSGQWDEHFPLVVWQTGSGTQSNMNVNEVIAHRGNQLLEQDGKSDRLHPNDDVNMSQSSNDTFPTALHVAGVLAVENDLLPAISTLQETLMAKSKEFMNLIKIGRTHLQDATPLTLGQEISGWEAMLHKTSRMILNSVGEMKELAIGGTAVGTGINAHPDFGRLVAENIAGLTGKMFSSAPNKFHALTSHDEVVYAHGALKALAADLMKIANDVRWLASGPRSGLGELTIPANEPGSSIMPGKVNPTQSEAMTMVVTQVMGNDATIGFAASQGNFELNVFKPVIIYNFLQSVRLLTDSILSFNEHCAVGIEANVDKIQYNLDNSLMLVTALNPYIGYENAAKIAKHAHKEGLSLREAALQSGLLTEEQFDEYVVPSKMIHPKA from the coding sequence GTGGAATACCGTGTAGAGAAAGATACGATTGGTGAAATTAATGTTCCAGCCGATAAGCTGTGGGGTGCACAAACTCAGCGCAGCAAAGAAAACTTCAAAATCGGTGGCGAAAAAATGCCGATTGAAGTCATTTATGCGTTTGCTATGTTGAAAAAAAGCGCCGCTCTGGCGAATGAACAACTGGGCAAGCTATCCGCTGACAAAACGCAAGCGATTGTCAAAGCAGCCGACGAGATTCTGAGCGGTCAATGGGATGAACACTTCCCGCTGGTAGTATGGCAAACAGGTAGTGGTACGCAGTCCAATATGAACGTTAATGAAGTGATTGCGCATCGTGGTAACCAACTGCTTGAACAGGATGGCAAAAGCGACCGTTTGCATCCGAATGATGATGTGAACATGTCGCAAAGCTCCAACGATACATTCCCAACTGCGCTGCATGTAGCTGGCGTATTAGCGGTAGAGAACGATCTACTGCCTGCAATCAGCACATTACAGGAAACGCTGATGGCAAAATCCAAAGAATTTATGAATCTGATCAAAATCGGTCGTACGCACTTGCAGGACGCGACGCCACTGACGCTTGGTCAGGAAATTAGCGGCTGGGAAGCGATGCTGCACAAAACAAGCCGTATGATCTTGAACAGTGTAGGTGAGATGAAAGAGCTGGCAATCGGCGGTACAGCTGTTGGTACAGGTATCAATGCGCATCCAGACTTCGGTCGTTTGGTAGCGGAAAATATCGCTGGTCTCACAGGCAAAATGTTCAGCTCTGCACCGAATAAATTTCACGCGCTGACAAGTCATGACGAAGTGGTGTATGCACACGGTGCATTGAAAGCACTGGCAGCCGATCTCATGAAGATCGCTAACGATGTACGCTGGCTCGCTAGTGGTCCGCGCAGTGGTCTAGGTGAATTGACGATTCCAGCCAACGAGCCAGGCAGTTCCATCATGCCGGGTAAAGTAAACCCAACGCAATCTGAGGCGATGACGATGGTTGTCACACAGGTGATGGGGAATGATGCGACAATTGGCTTTGCTGCCAGCCAAGGTAACTTTGAGCTGAATGTATTCAAGCCGGTAATCATCTACAATTTCCTGCAATCGGTTCGTTTGCTGACGGATTCTATTCTGTCGTTCAATGAGCATTGCGCAGTTGGAATCGAAGCCAATGTCGATAAAATCCAGTATAACCTCGACAACTCATTGATGCTGGTTACAGCGCTCAACCCGTACATCGGTTACGAGAATGCCGCCAAAATCGCTAAACATGCGCACAAGGAAGGGTTGTCTCTGCGCGAAGCAGCCCTGCAAAGTGGTCTGCTGACCGAGGAACAATTCGATGAGTACGTTGTGCCATCCAAAATGATCCATCCGAAAGCCTAA
- a CDS encoding S8 family peptidase yields the protein MNIRNTVKSWKTATLSAVLALPLLTAIIIPATIHPSPAEASQRYLVQYSTSQAKQALTTAAGTATTRFFDHLNMAAVDLTASEKEQLSHTAGITRIDSNENYHGAAQAFAANVKAITVKGNEQASWGYGAVDAQLAMNKNYTGKGVKVAVLDTGISTHSDLKIAGGVSLVDYTSSYADDNGHGTFVAGVIGAQNNGQGLIGEAPDASIYAVKILDTQGNGSTEDLASGINWAIQNKMDIVNMSIAFPQDSPTVEQMLQTAHNQGILLIAAAGNKGTTDTTQDTIEYPAKSSYVMAVTAVDDNLERASFSATGAEADVAAPGDNIVSTSSNGRYELRDGTSVAAPFVTGLAATLKQAYPQLTNDQLRHLIEVNSIDLGTTGRDNLYGYGMVSFQHVFDPGATSR from the coding sequence ATGAATATACGCAACACAGTAAAATCGTGGAAGACCGCAACGTTGTCGGCAGTACTTGCACTGCCTCTTTTAACAGCTATTATTATTCCAGCGACGATCCACCCTTCCCCTGCCGAAGCTTCCCAGCGTTATCTGGTTCAATATTCCACCAGCCAAGCAAAACAAGCTCTTACCACTGCTGCTGGTACAGCAACGACTCGTTTTTTCGATCATCTCAATATGGCGGCTGTTGATCTGACAGCTAGTGAAAAAGAACAGCTGTCCCATACAGCAGGTATCACTCGCATTGATTCTAATGAAAATTACCACGGTGCTGCCCAAGCATTTGCAGCCAATGTCAAAGCAATTACGGTCAAAGGAAATGAACAAGCATCTTGGGGATATGGTGCAGTCGATGCCCAGCTCGCTATGAACAAAAATTACACGGGTAAAGGCGTAAAAGTCGCTGTTCTGGATACAGGTATTTCTACCCACTCCGATCTGAAAATTGCTGGCGGTGTATCTCTTGTAGATTATACTTCTTCTTATGCAGACGATAACGGTCACGGTACATTCGTTGCTGGCGTAATCGGCGCACAGAATAATGGACAAGGGTTGATCGGCGAAGCTCCAGACGCAAGCATCTATGCTGTTAAAATTCTCGATACACAAGGTAACGGTTCGACTGAAGATCTCGCTAGCGGTATTAACTGGGCGATTCAGAACAAAATGGACATCGTCAACATGTCTATCGCTTTCCCACAGGACTCTCCAACCGTTGAACAGATGCTGCAAACAGCTCATAACCAAGGGATTCTGCTAATCGCAGCTGCTGGTAATAAAGGCACCACCGATACAACACAGGATACGATTGAATACCCTGCCAAATCCAGCTACGTCATGGCAGTCACTGCTGTCGACGACAATCTGGAGCGCGCTAGCTTCTCCGCTACAGGCGCTGAGGCTGATGTGGCTGCACCGGGCGATAATATCGTCAGCACGTCCAGTAATGGGCGTTACGAGCTGCGTGACGGTACTTCTGTAGCTGCACCATTCGTTACAGGTCTGGCAGCTACACTGAAACAAGCGTATCCACAGTTAACAAATGACCAACTTCGCCATCTGATCGAAGTGAACAGTATCGATCTGGGTACAACAGGACGCGACAATCTGTACGGCTACGGTATGGTCAGCTTCCAACACGTATTCGATCCGGGTGCAACTTCACGCTAA
- a CDS encoding amino acid adenylation domain-containing protein: MSPSENSRSSHVPLQLPALQIPLDHARQHQKGTFAIHRFDLGPVIAGYVNKLEPGLQQQSILLAAYLGWMYRLSGEYETAALFASTKGMIPVYASFEEESSFESTVQHVYAQLSQAQAGQRVQSETIFSFGQTIPAQPGQIINWAIEPHQSSLTMVVEYNDSLFKPLTIARFSAYYIRLLEGLLTHPELPAGGIDILNAEDEVLYNALNHTAAPYNTELTFHGAFEQAADQYSDRHAISYRNTTLTYRQLNEQANQIAHLLLNKGLQRGEFVTMFLDRSLHSVITLLGIMKAGGVYVPVDPAHPDDRNHYIVQDTRSAFVITQSEHYHKVHELTAGISTLRGVISIESIRSDAPANMLINPQAGAGPDDLAYVIYTSGSTGKPKGTLIAHGGVVNLGQILKEQFEIVPQDIMAQFASYSFDGSVWDTIAPLFHGAHMYMLDADERVSIEEFAVAIERTQTTIITALPTVFFNQLSAYLSPEGYARLSSLRLLAVAGEALYGERVRAFQQNVGKPVHVVNAYGPTECTVCATMHKITEPLAEHVVNVPIGRPIHNYEIFILNDQLMLCPVGVPGEMYISTVGIAKGYLNQQDKTDAAFIPHPYVQGAKLYRSGDLAKLLSDGTIEYVGRRDSQIKIRGHRIEIGEIEDNLNKYEDIQDAVVVAKKDASNQNMLVAYFTTQDGSKLSPAAIKQFLADRLPSYFVPKFVCQLDAIPISPTGKAERKRLIGYPNTELAEQPAGYVAPQTETEQRIADAWSEVLNREHIGIQDDFFAIGGDSLHVIHVLTLLKPHYPSLKIADFFDCKTIAALATKAALPGGGQAELLPFTPSGELIDLVEYPEQMATFEPDTLLPATGVLLTGATGYLGSYLLYEWLHRSEAHIYALVRKSGNASSTDRLKATMELYFGRSILTGFDERVTVIEGNLDHPRLGLSEEDYNLVSTRIDSIMHSAADVRHFGDSDHFRKTNIQSTSELLKLAGMRKGIRFHHISTMGIPEDLSLEGKWQQVKQTGLLPDDLYAENVYTNSKLEAEKLVLQAAEQGIPVSIYRAGNLSSHSFTGSFQRNIDSNAMYRMIKAMLLLGKAPSVEQWMDFTPIDYAGRSIVHLALQSDTAGQIFHICNPQQVPYSQLIEIINAAGYPVELMRPEAYSNWLLDASIDKPAEALQLAMAQLEGDGARNSPYRLANPRTHAILEKADIQCTPTDLAFMRAMLTYAVGIGYFPAPTPVETPIENQEDAAPVINQMSSNL, encoded by the coding sequence ATGTCCCCATCTGAAAATAGCCGTTCGTCCCATGTTCCTCTACAGCTGCCTGCCTTGCAGATTCCGCTTGATCATGCCCGCCAGCATCAGAAGGGTACATTTGCTATTCACCGCTTTGATCTAGGTCCTGTAATTGCCGGGTATGTAAACAAATTAGAACCCGGTTTACAGCAGCAAAGTATTTTGCTTGCTGCCTATCTTGGCTGGATGTATCGTTTATCCGGTGAATATGAAACTGCCGCCCTGTTCGCTTCAACAAAAGGTATGATTCCGGTCTATGCTTCGTTTGAAGAAGAATCTTCGTTTGAAAGTACGGTTCAGCATGTATATGCACAGCTGTCTCAGGCTCAAGCCGGTCAGCGTGTACAGAGTGAGACTATATTCAGCTTTGGACAAACGATTCCCGCACAACCTGGACAGATTATTAACTGGGCAATTGAGCCTCATCAGTCTTCTCTGACGATGGTTGTGGAATACAATGATTCTCTTTTTAAACCTTTAACGATTGCACGTTTCTCCGCTTACTACATTCGTTTGCTGGAAGGATTGCTTACTCATCCTGAATTACCGGCAGGCGGAATTGATATTCTCAATGCCGAAGATGAAGTGTTATACAATGCACTTAACCATACAGCTGCACCCTACAATACCGAATTGACTTTCCATGGCGCGTTTGAGCAGGCAGCAGATCAATACTCTGATCGCCATGCTATTAGCTACCGCAATACCACCCTTACCTACCGTCAACTGAATGAACAAGCCAATCAGATCGCTCACTTGCTGTTGAATAAAGGTTTGCAGCGCGGTGAATTTGTAACGATGTTCTTGGATCGTAGCTTGCACAGTGTCATTACGTTGCTAGGTATTATGAAAGCTGGCGGTGTATACGTACCCGTTGATCCTGCACATCCAGACGATCGGAATCACTATATCGTTCAAGATACGCGTTCTGCCTTTGTCATTACGCAATCCGAGCATTATCACAAAGTACATGAGCTGACAGCCGGTATCTCCACACTGCGCGGCGTCATCTCAATTGAATCGATTCGTTCGGATGCTCCAGCGAATATGCTGATCAATCCGCAAGCTGGTGCAGGTCCTGATGATCTGGCATATGTCATTTACACCTCAGGCTCTACTGGCAAGCCGAAAGGTACATTGATCGCACATGGCGGTGTGGTGAACCTTGGACAAATTTTGAAAGAACAATTTGAGATTGTGCCACAGGATATTATGGCGCAATTCGCTAGCTACAGCTTTGATGGCTCGGTTTGGGATACGATTGCTCCCCTGTTCCACGGTGCTCATATGTATATGCTTGATGCAGATGAGCGTGTATCGATTGAAGAATTTGCCGTAGCGATTGAACGTACACAGACAACAATCATTACTGCATTGCCAACTGTCTTCTTCAATCAACTATCCGCTTATCTATCGCCAGAAGGATATGCACGTCTGTCCAGCCTGCGCTTACTGGCTGTAGCTGGTGAAGCACTGTACGGCGAACGTGTACGTGCCTTCCAGCAAAATGTAGGCAAGCCAGTTCACGTTGTGAATGCGTATGGTCCAACGGAATGCACCGTATGCGCGACTATGCACAAAATTACAGAACCGCTGGCTGAGCACGTCGTTAACGTTCCAATCGGTCGTCCGATCCACAACTACGAAATCTTTATTCTGAATGATCAACTGATGTTATGCCCTGTTGGCGTACCCGGCGAAATGTACATTTCTACGGTAGGTATTGCCAAAGGCTATTTAAATCAACAGGATAAAACAGATGCTGCCTTTATTCCACATCCGTATGTGCAAGGTGCTAAATTGTATCGCTCTGGCGATCTGGCAAAATTGCTGTCCGACGGTACGATTGAATATGTCGGACGTCGTGATTCCCAGATCAAAATCAGAGGTCATCGGATTGAAATTGGTGAGATCGAAGATAATCTGAACAAATACGAAGATATTCAAGACGCTGTTGTTGTGGCGAAAAAGGATGCTTCGAATCAAAATATGCTGGTTGCCTACTTTACAACCCAAGACGGTAGTAAGCTATCTCCAGCAGCGATCAAGCAATTTCTGGCAGACCGTTTGCCATCTTATTTTGTACCGAAATTTGTATGCCAGCTGGATGCGATTCCTATCTCGCCAACCGGCAAAGCGGAACGTAAACGGCTAATCGGCTATCCGAATACAGAGCTGGCTGAACAACCAGCAGGTTATGTAGCGCCGCAAACCGAGACCGAACAGCGCATTGCTGATGCGTGGTCAGAGGTGCTAAATCGTGAACATATCGGTATTCAGGATGATTTCTTTGCGATCGGTGGCGACTCACTCCATGTGATTCACGTATTGACTCTGCTCAAGCCACACTATCCGTCTTTGAAAATCGCAGACTTCTTTGATTGCAAAACGATTGCTGCATTGGCAACCAAAGCAGCATTGCCAGGCGGCGGACAAGCAGAATTGCTGCCATTCACTCCATCCGGTGAATTGATTGATCTGGTGGAATACCCTGAACAGATGGCAACCTTTGAACCTGATACACTGCTTCCAGCTACAGGTGTACTCCTGACTGGGGCAACTGGTTATCTCGGTTCGTATCTGTTGTATGAATGGTTACATCGCAGTGAGGCACATATCTATGCCCTAGTGCGTAAATCTGGTAATGCCAGCAGCACGGATCGCCTCAAAGCAACGATGGAGCTGTATTTTGGACGCAGTATCCTGACTGGGTTTGATGAGCGGGTAACGGTAATCGAAGGAAATCTGGATCATCCTCGTCTTGGCTTGAGCGAAGAAGATTACAATCTAGTCAGCACGCGGATCGATTCCATTATGCACAGTGCTGCCGATGTTCGTCATTTCGGTGATAGCGATCATTTCCGCAAAACCAATATTCAATCCACCAGTGAATTGCTGAAGCTGGCAGGTATGCGTAAAGGCATTCGTTTCCATCATATCTCCACCATGGGAATTCCAGAAGACCTGTCACTAGAAGGCAAATGGCAGCAAGTGAAACAAACCGGTCTGTTGCCAGATGATCTGTACGCCGAAAATGTGTACACCAACAGTAAACTGGAAGCAGAAAAACTCGTGCTGCAAGCAGCAGAGCAAGGCATTCCAGTCAGCATTTACCGTGCGGGCAATCTGTCCAGTCATTCGTTTACAGGCAGCTTCCAACGCAATATCGACAGCAATGCGATGTATCGGATGATCAAAGCAATGCTGCTGCTGGGCAAGGCTCCTTCCGTCGAGCAATGGATGGACTTCACACCGATCGATTATGCAGGACGTTCCATTGTCCATCTGGCACTTCAATCGGATACAGCCGGACAGATCTTCCATATTTGCAATCCGCAACAGGTTCCATATTCACAGCTTATTGAGATTATCAATGCTGCTGGTTATCCGGTAGAGCTGATGCGTCCAGAGGCTTATAGTAACTGGTTACTGGATGCGTCGATCGACAAGCCAGCTGAAGCCTTACAACTGGCAATGGCTCAACTGGAAGGCGATGGTGCTCGCAATTCACCTTATCGTCTGGCGAACCCACGCACGCACGCGATTTTGGAAAAAGCAGACATTCAGTGCACACCAACAGATCTCGCATTCATGCGCGCTATGCTTACGTACGCTGTCGGTATCGGTTATTTCCCTGCTCCTACTCCGGTAGAGACTCCTATCGAAAACCAAGAGGATGCAGCGCCTGTCATCAACCAAATGTCATCCAATCTGTAA